A portion of the Haemorhous mexicanus isolate bHaeMex1 chromosome 3, bHaeMex1.pri, whole genome shotgun sequence genome contains these proteins:
- the SNX5 gene encoding sorting nexin-5: MALLHGDSQDKLRSVSVDLNVDPSLQIDIPDALSEKDRVKFTVHTKTTLPAFQSPEFSVTRQHEDFVWLHDTLTETEEYAGLIIPPAPSKPDFDGPREKMQKLGEGEVSMTKEEFAKMKQELEAEYLAVFKKTVSSHEIFLQRIASHPVLSKDRNFHVFLEYDQDLSVRRKNTKEMFGGFLKSVVKSADEVLFSGVKEVEDFFEQEKTFLVNYYNRIKDACAKADKMTRSHKNVADDYIYTSACLNSLALEEPTVIKKYLLKVAELFEKLRKVESRVSSDEDLKLSELLRYYMLNIEAAKDLLYRRTRALVDYENSNKALDKARLKSKDVRLAEAHQQDCCQKFEKISESAKQELMSFKQKRIAAFRKNLIEMAELEIKHAKNNVSLLQSCIDLFKN, encoded by the exons ATGGCTCTGCTCCATGGGGACTCGCAGGACAAG CTGAGGTCTGTGTCTGTAGACCTGAATGTTGATCCTTCTCTCCAAATTGACATCCCTGATGCCCTAAGTGAAAAGGACAGAGTGAAGTTCACTGTGCACACTAAG ACTACACTGCCAGCTTTTCAAAGCCCTGAGTTTTCAGTTACAAGGCAGCATGAAGACTTTGTGTGGTTACATGATACACTCACTGAAACTGAAGAGTATGCAGGACTCATT ATACCTCCAGCACCTTCAAAGCCTGACTTTGATGGTCCCAGAGAGAAGATGCAGaagctgggggaaggagaagtgTCCATGACAAAAGAAGAGTTTGCCAAAATGAAGCAAGAGCTGGAAGC TGAATACCTCGCTGTCTTCAAGAAGACTGTCTCATCACATGAGATCTTCCTGCAGCGGATTGCTTCTCatcctgtgctcagcaaagaTCGCaatttccatgttttcctgGAGTACGACCAGGAC CTGAGTGTGCGGAGGAAAAACACTAAAGAGATGTTTGGTGGCTTTTTAAAAAGCGTAGTAAAGAGTGCTGATGAGGTCCTCTTCTCTGGAGTCAAG GAGGTAGAAGATTTTTTTGAGCAAGAGAAGACTTTTCTTGTGAACTACTACAACAGAATCAAGGATGCATGTGCAAAAGCAGATAAGATGACAAGATCTCATAAAA ATGTTGCAGATGACTATATTTATACTTCAGCTTGTTTGAACAGCCTGGCATTAGAAGAGCCTACAGTTATCAAAAA GTACTTGTTGAAAGTTGCAGAGCTCTTTGAGAAACTCAGG AAGGTAGAGAGTAGAGTTTCATCTGATGAAGACTTAAAGCTCTCTGAACTGTTGAGATACTACATGCTCAATATAGAAGCTGCTAAG GATCTTCTGTACAGACGAACCCGGGCTCTTGTTGACTATGAGAACTCAAACAAAGCTCTAGACAAAGCCAGACTAAAGAGCAAGGACGTCAGACTGGCTGAGGCACATCAACAGGATTGCTGTCAGAAGTTTGAAAAGATTTCAGAATCTGCTAAACAAG AACTGATGAGCTTCAAACAGAAGAGAATAGCAGCATTCCGTAAAAACTTAATTGAAATGGCAGaactggaaataaaacatgcaAAG AACAATGTGtctctcctgcagagctgtatTGACTTGTTCAAGAACTGA